A genomic region of uncultured Paludibaculum sp. contains the following coding sequences:
- a CDS encoding serine/threonine-protein kinase: MRAEVQSLLHYETGGIEGLTGLVAGAAGDWLNSVSGPEPDHCGPYRLLRPLGSGGMGVVYLAERTDGEIQQTVAVKLLRHAHRPAWHSRFLRERQLLASLQHPSIVHVVDAGHTEDGRPYLAMEYVEGVPIDAYAASISVESRLKLFLQVCEGVSHAHRHLIIHRDLKPSNILVSPSGATKLLDFGIARLMDETGDVTQTIERLLTPHYASPEQLSGAAQTTATDVYSLGAVLYKLLTGEPPREDSPFGASEELVPASRKNPEVPKDLDFVLRKALRTEPEERYGSVDELASDIRAVLEWRPVQARSGDAWYRTRRFLRRFWVPVTAAVVVLMSLSAGVYVANRERAVAERRFRDVRALARKLFDIDREVAQLPGGSNGRQLIVDTALGYLRRVSADVRMDPELALEVGAAYMRVARVQGVGISTNLGQTGKSDQSEQKAQTLVESVLAAQPRNRAALLLAAQIAHDRMILAGDGHREDEALRFARKSAESLGRYLDSGNTAGPPENMEAQQAIITGINVANRYRLAGRFDEALQLCWRTIDFAHATNWEPQAGATLMIVAMTHRARGDLDEALRAIRESVRILEPAAGEQRNGRLLPFALALVRAGQILGEDEGISLGRAKEAEEYLMRAFRIADEYARRDPKDFLSQYRAFTAETTAADIVRHTDPRRALALYDDGIKRLAGSKDNAGWRRNEAATLAASVYPLIQLGRHAEARRRLDVALEHLAALKLYPAQEIELGSVAMQVVRARAELKAAGGDVRRSAEDYRALLDHVFASHPEPETDLEDAVELSNLYRAAARMQRRAGPVDRAMELEARRLALWQSWSGKSPKNGFVHRQLEAARLR; the protein is encoded by the coding sequence TTGCGCGCCGAAGTCCAATCGCTGCTGCACTATGAGACTGGCGGGATCGAGGGCTTAACAGGCCTGGTTGCCGGAGCCGCCGGCGATTGGCTGAATAGTGTGAGCGGACCGGAGCCGGACCATTGCGGACCCTACCGGTTGCTGCGGCCGCTGGGCTCCGGCGGAATGGGCGTTGTCTACCTGGCTGAGCGGACCGACGGCGAAATCCAGCAAACCGTAGCGGTGAAGCTGCTCCGTCATGCGCATCGCCCCGCCTGGCACAGCCGCTTTCTGAGGGAACGTCAACTGTTGGCGTCCCTGCAGCACCCCTCCATCGTTCACGTGGTGGATGCCGGTCACACCGAAGATGGCCGGCCCTATCTGGCGATGGAGTATGTGGAGGGGGTCCCCATCGACGCCTACGCCGCCAGCATCAGCGTGGAGAGCCGATTGAAGCTCTTTCTGCAGGTGTGCGAAGGAGTCTCGCACGCGCACCGGCATCTGATCATTCACCGCGATCTGAAGCCTTCGAATATCCTGGTGAGTCCGTCCGGCGCCACGAAGTTGCTGGATTTCGGGATCGCGCGGCTGATGGATGAAACGGGGGACGTCACTCAGACGATTGAGCGACTGTTGACGCCGCACTACGCCAGCCCGGAGCAACTGTCGGGCGCCGCGCAGACCACAGCGACCGATGTGTATTCGCTCGGCGCCGTTCTTTACAAGCTGCTGACGGGCGAGCCGCCTCGCGAGGACTCTCCGTTCGGTGCCAGTGAGGAGTTGGTTCCAGCCAGCCGTAAGAATCCGGAGGTGCCGAAGGACCTCGATTTTGTGCTGCGGAAGGCGTTGCGTACCGAGCCCGAGGAGCGATACGGATCGGTGGACGAGCTTGCGAGCGACATCCGCGCGGTGTTGGAGTGGCGGCCGGTCCAGGCGCGCTCGGGTGATGCCTGGTATCGGACGAGACGGTTCCTGCGCCGCTTCTGGGTGCCGGTGACGGCAGCGGTTGTGGTGCTGATGAGTCTTTCCGCCGGCGTGTATGTTGCCAATCGGGAGCGCGCGGTGGCCGAACGCCGGTTTCGCGATGTGAGGGCACTGGCTCGCAAACTGTTTGATATCGACCGCGAAGTCGCGCAACTGCCCGGCGGATCCAATGGCCGGCAATTGATTGTGGACACGGCGCTGGGGTACTTGCGACGAGTAAGCGCGGATGTGCGCATGGATCCTGAGTTGGCGCTCGAGGTCGGCGCCGCCTACATGCGAGTGGCGCGAGTGCAAGGAGTGGGGATTTCGACGAATCTCGGACAGACCGGCAAGTCGGACCAGAGCGAACAGAAGGCACAGACGCTGGTGGAATCGGTGCTGGCGGCGCAACCACGGAATCGCGCCGCTCTTCTGCTGGCAGCGCAGATCGCGCATGACCGTATGATCCTGGCCGGCGACGGGCATCGCGAGGACGAGGCGCTGCGGTTCGCGCGGAAATCGGCGGAGAGTCTTGGGCGGTATCTCGATTCCGGGAACACGGCCGGCCCACCGGAAAACATGGAAGCGCAGCAGGCGATTATCACGGGCATCAACGTCGCCAATCGCTACCGGTTGGCTGGCCGGTTCGACGAGGCGCTGCAACTTTGCTGGCGAACCATCGATTTCGCGCATGCGACGAACTGGGAGCCGCAAGCCGGGGCCACGCTGATGATCGTTGCTATGACGCATCGCGCGCGAGGAGATCTCGATGAGGCATTGCGGGCAATTCGCGAGTCGGTGAGGATTCTGGAACCGGCGGCCGGGGAGCAGAGGAATGGGCGGCTGCTGCCGTTTGCCCTGGCTCTGGTGCGGGCGGGCCAGATTCTGGGCGAGGACGAAGGCATCAGCCTCGGCCGAGCCAAGGAAGCCGAGGAGTACCTGATGCGGGCGTTTCGAATTGCCGATGAGTATGCCCGGCGGGATCCGAAGGATTTTCTCAGCCAGTATCGGGCTTTCACGGCCGAAACGACCGCGGCGGACATCGTGCGGCACACGGACCCGCGGCGGGCGTTGGCCCTGTACGACGACGGGATCAAACGTTTGGCGGGTTCCAAGGACAATGCGGGTTGGCGCCGGAACGAGGCCGCCACGCTGGCCGCGTCTGTATACCCGCTGATTCAGCTCGGACGCCATGCCGAAGCCCGGCGGCGTTTGGACGTGGCCCTTGAGCACCTGGCGGCGCTGAAGCTATATCCGGCGCAGGAGATCGAACTGGGCTCCGTGGCCATGCAAGTGGTGCGAGCGCGGGCGGAGTTGAAGGCGGCCGGCGGCGATGTCCGGCGGAGCGCCGAGGACTATCGAGCGCTGCTCGATCATGTCTTCGCGTCACATCCGGAGCCAGAGACGGACCTGGAAGATGCCGTGGAGTTGTCGAACCTATACAGGGCGGCGGCGCGGATGCAGCGGCGGGCGGGGCCGGTGGACCGTGCCATGGAGCTCGAAGCGCGGCGCCTGGCGCTGTGGCAGTCGTGGAGCGGCAAGTCTCCGAAGAACGGCTTTGTCCATCGTCAATTGGAGGCGGCGAGGCTCAGGTAG
- a CDS encoding ECF-type sigma factor — MEGLPVTSETALPELVDLLYGELHRIASMKLRNERLGHTLQPTALVHEAYVKLIGGQEQQYEDRAHFLAVASRVMRQVLVDHARARATLKRANDAVPLTTGLAVAGNGGLEQFDILRLNRALDELAQEDKSLAQLVEMRYFGGMTAEETARAVGQSVHIVRHDLRLAQAWLRRHLAR, encoded by the coding sequence ATGGAAGGCCTTCCCGTGACGAGCGAAACAGCGTTACCTGAATTGGTGGATCTTCTATACGGCGAATTGCACCGTATAGCCTCGATGAAACTACGAAACGAGCGTCTGGGCCACACTCTGCAGCCCACCGCTCTGGTGCACGAAGCATACGTCAAGCTTATTGGTGGCCAGGAACAACAATATGAGGACAGAGCGCATTTCCTGGCCGTAGCGTCGAGAGTGATGCGCCAGGTACTGGTGGATCATGCTCGCGCTAGAGCCACCTTGAAGCGCGCCAACGATGCTGTCCCCTTGACGACGGGCCTTGCGGTCGCCGGCAATGGCGGCCTGGAGCAGTTCGACATCCTGAGACTCAACAGAGCCCTCGACGAACTCGCCCAGGAAGACAAGTCCCTGGCGCAGTTAGTGGAAATGCGCTACTTCGGCGGCATGACCGCCGAGGAAACAGCCCGGGCCGTTGGGCAGTCGGTCCACATTGTGCGTCACGATTTGCGTCTGGCCCAGGCTTGGCTGCGCCGCCATCTTGCTCGATAG
- a CDS encoding serine/threonine-protein kinase, with protein sequence MDVAPESLGFSASSSSDYCGPYRLIRLLGSGGMGAVYLAERTDGEIQQSVAIKLLRAGHDLAWRAGFLREREILASLNHPSIVRVKDAGHTHTGQPFLVMEYVEGDPIDVYCAGLDLQRVVLLFLSVCDAVAHAHQHLIIHRDLKPSNILVDSSGHPKLLDFGIARLLESDGGTAQTQELLATPSYASPEQMRGASQTTATDIYSLGAVLHKLLTGRSPHESDVHATQDQLKTDGARNFPTDLDHILRKATRLEPEERYTSVRAFAEDLRAFLESKPVEARSGNNWYRARRFMRRFWIQATSAAAVVASLTIGLILAQQQRAVAERRFADVRGFAAAVLDVEKSLRDTPGSLEARKYLVTSVVESLDRLSAEVHRDMSLRAELAAAYLRVAEVQAQRSKSSFGLHREALASLRKAEGLLNEVRAAEPWSPSAAHTWWTVQSEITDRLYDIGEKGGSVQHATQTADELAKYLEHSTGSEAEQTVVSRIYAVAARSLLNAGRTAEALRYSGWNTAIATARARRLRTPEAQVYAASSLRVHGTTQRYAGELDQALESLDKATAELPRDPENQQARRERQDIAYVRGLVLGEAGGLSLGRFTEGARSLREASGILHAIIAENPSDAEARVNLAQTALKLGQILLLTNAQSALDTFGEGLQGLTAAPESNRYVTEYRLKLNLESSIALAKMGKHTEGRSKFDAAVAVIRGSSREGWPPKRFGSSSVGETIWRAQAELAAAAGRSRDAATIYQEALRLIRAGRETDERTDLDNAVRTSLKLARIADLLSASGDEKQAGEYRRERLELWRHWKTNQPANTVVQRQLDAATHPVPERAGTLPTTPTLPLTAVARQQKNLPAIR encoded by the coding sequence ATGGATGTTGCGCCTGAGAGCCTGGGCTTCTCCGCTAGTTCTTCGTCGGATTACTGCGGCCCCTACCGCCTGATTCGCCTGCTCGGCTCCGGGGGCATGGGGGCGGTCTATCTCGCCGAACGAACTGATGGCGAGATCCAACAGAGTGTCGCGATCAAACTGCTTCGCGCCGGCCACGATCTCGCCTGGCGGGCGGGCTTTCTGCGCGAGCGCGAGATCCTGGCATCCCTCAACCATCCGTCCATCGTCCGAGTGAAAGACGCCGGGCACACCCATACGGGCCAGCCCTTCCTCGTCATGGAATACGTCGAGGGCGACCCCATCGACGTCTATTGCGCCGGTCTCGACCTGCAAAGAGTGGTCCTGCTGTTCCTGTCCGTGTGTGATGCCGTCGCGCACGCGCATCAGCATCTGATCATCCATCGTGATCTCAAGCCCTCCAACATCCTGGTGGATTCCTCCGGCCACCCCAAACTGCTCGACTTCGGCATCGCGAGGCTGTTGGAGAGTGATGGCGGCACGGCCCAGACACAAGAACTACTGGCCACGCCCAGCTATGCCAGCCCCGAGCAGATGCGCGGCGCCAGCCAGACTACGGCCACGGACATCTATTCTCTGGGCGCGGTACTCCACAAGCTCCTGACGGGACGCTCTCCGCACGAGTCTGACGTCCACGCAACGCAGGACCAACTAAAGACCGATGGGGCTCGGAACTTTCCCACCGACCTCGACCACATCCTGCGGAAGGCCACGCGCCTGGAACCGGAGGAGCGCTACACCTCGGTGCGGGCCTTCGCAGAGGATCTGCGCGCCTTCCTCGAGTCAAAGCCAGTGGAAGCACGATCGGGCAACAACTGGTATCGGGCTCGCAGGTTCATGCGCCGTTTCTGGATTCAGGCCACCTCCGCGGCGGCCGTTGTCGCGAGCCTGACCATCGGGCTGATTCTGGCCCAGCAACAGCGGGCTGTGGCCGAACGGCGCTTCGCCGACGTTCGCGGGTTTGCCGCGGCCGTCCTCGACGTGGAGAAGAGTCTGCGCGACACGCCGGGCAGTCTGGAGGCGCGAAAGTACCTCGTCACATCGGTAGTTGAATCGCTCGACCGGCTCAGCGCCGAGGTCCATCGCGACATGAGTCTGCGGGCCGAGCTGGCGGCCGCCTACTTGCGCGTCGCGGAAGTGCAGGCCCAACGCTCCAAAAGCAGCTTTGGCCTGCATCGCGAAGCCCTCGCTTCACTGCGGAAAGCGGAGGGCCTGCTCAACGAGGTGCGCGCGGCCGAACCCTGGAGTCCTTCCGCGGCCCATACCTGGTGGACCGTGCAGAGCGAGATTACTGATCGGCTCTACGATATCGGCGAGAAGGGCGGCAGTGTCCAACATGCCACGCAGACTGCTGATGAGTTGGCAAAATACCTGGAACACAGCACCGGCTCAGAGGCTGAACAGACGGTGGTGTCACGCATCTATGCCGTGGCGGCCCGATCGCTGCTGAACGCCGGGCGAACAGCGGAGGCGCTCCGCTACAGCGGCTGGAACACAGCCATCGCAACCGCCCGGGCCCGACGGTTGCGGACACCCGAAGCACAGGTCTACGCGGCCTCGAGTCTTCGGGTTCATGGCACCACTCAGCGATATGCGGGCGAGTTGGACCAGGCGCTCGAGTCCCTCGACAAAGCAACGGCGGAGCTGCCCCGCGATCCCGAGAATCAGCAGGCCCGTCGGGAGCGCCAGGACATTGCCTACGTGCGAGGACTGGTGCTGGGCGAAGCGGGCGGCTTGAGTCTGGGCCGCTTCACCGAAGGCGCCCGCTCACTAAGAGAGGCCTCCGGGATTCTCCATGCGATCATCGCCGAAAACCCTTCCGACGCGGAAGCGCGGGTGAATTTGGCGCAAACCGCCCTGAAGCTGGGCCAGATTCTCCTCTTGACCAACGCGCAGTCCGCGCTCGACACCTTTGGCGAAGGACTGCAAGGGTTGACGGCGGCTCCGGAGTCCAACCGTTACGTGACGGAGTATCGGCTCAAGCTCAACCTGGAAAGCAGCATTGCCCTCGCGAAAATGGGTAAGCACACGGAAGGCCGGAGCAAGTTCGACGCGGCTGTTGCCGTAATCCGCGGCTCCTCCCGCGAGGGCTGGCCGCCGAAGCGATTCGGCTCGAGTTCCGTCGGAGAGACCATCTGGCGTGCTCAGGCCGAGTTGGCCGCCGCGGCCGGACGCAGTCGGGATGCAGCCACCATCTATCAGGAGGCTCTGCGCCTGATCCGCGCCGGCCGCGAGACGGACGAACGCACTGACCTCGACAATGCCGTTCGAACGTCGCTGAAACTGGCCCGCATCGCGGACCTCCTGTCGGCGTCCGGAGACGAGAAACAGGCCGGAGAGTACCGCAGGGAACGCCTGGAGCTGTGGCGCCATTGGAAGACGAACCAGCCCGCCAACACCGTCGTTCAGCGTCAACTGGACGCGGCGACGCACCCCGTCCCTGAGCGCGCCGGAACGCTGCCCACTACACCAACCCTCCCGTTGACCGCTGTCGCCCGCCAGCAAAAAAACCTGCCGGCCATCCGCTAA
- a CDS encoding glycosyltransferase family 39 protein, giving the protein MSQATVSSGHQRFLWMLAILWGATLLPYLSPHYSFGWDSSQFDRAVTDFDIARHQPHPPGYPLWVVALRGLAPILGNPNTAQVVVALLFTLAGLWFFRALARDLLGERAAWPATLLVAFSPLICLYASSSQVYAVDFFVSCFAGWVTRELGLGRTQRAVPSLAVVALAAGFRPSGVVFLFPLLGIGLWQCCRKQPGRAVMGILAGAACWLAWLTPTALLSGGFGALAALNHDQVQRSFSKTSVLYSAPAIVHLHMAIDVCVYFAVAIAGFLPALAAALWPRDRRVVDEPARSGPSWATPTFFALWMAPNLALIYLFHCSQPGYLLLSLPPLFLLLAWLARHTIGDLRLAAAGIAVALLVGHFPYERFMDPAQTTLPFVVLRATPRISGLVEASQREIRSLIDAMPGRPEEKLVFCLLRRFEAPNIRTVTYDFPDVAWADLGGPGLRVFLPGQDVPLSRPSASVRSVGLVCDGAGLPATVRAQFPGAQRVAGNQLFSFWTVAWSADSRN; this is encoded by the coding sequence ATGAGCCAAGCCACTGTCTCCAGCGGTCACCAACGATTCCTGTGGATGCTCGCCATTCTGTGGGGCGCCACGTTGTTGCCTTATTTAAGCCCTCACTACTCCTTTGGTTGGGACTCCTCACAGTTCGACCGTGCGGTGACTGACTTCGACATTGCCCGGCACCAGCCACACCCGCCGGGCTATCCGTTGTGGGTAGTTGCCCTCCGCGGACTGGCCCCGATTCTCGGGAACCCCAACACGGCGCAGGTTGTCGTGGCGTTGCTGTTCACACTGGCGGGACTCTGGTTCTTCCGGGCCCTGGCGCGTGATCTGTTAGGAGAGCGCGCGGCCTGGCCCGCGACGTTGCTGGTGGCGTTCTCGCCTCTCATCTGCCTGTACGCCAGTTCATCTCAGGTGTACGCGGTCGATTTTTTCGTCTCGTGTTTCGCTGGGTGGGTTACCCGCGAACTTGGCTTGGGCAGGACACAGCGTGCGGTGCCAAGCCTGGCCGTGGTGGCGCTTGCCGCCGGCTTCCGGCCCAGTGGGGTGGTCTTTCTGTTTCCTCTATTGGGCATCGGTCTCTGGCAATGCTGCCGTAAGCAGCCGGGGCGGGCAGTGATGGGTATCCTTGCCGGAGCAGCCTGCTGGCTGGCCTGGCTTACACCGACGGCGCTCCTCTCCGGAGGTTTCGGGGCGCTGGCCGCCCTCAATCACGATCAGGTCCAGCGCAGCTTCAGCAAGACTTCGGTTCTCTACTCGGCGCCGGCGATTGTGCATCTGCACATGGCGATTGACGTGTGCGTCTACTTTGCCGTGGCGATCGCCGGCTTCCTGCCTGCGCTGGCCGCGGCTCTGTGGCCCCGCGACCGCAGGGTCGTGGACGAGCCGGCCCGCTCCGGGCCGTCGTGGGCGACGCCGACGTTCTTTGCCCTTTGGATGGCTCCCAATCTGGCCTTGATTTACCTGTTCCATTGCAGCCAGCCTGGATACCTTCTGCTGTCTCTTCCGCCGCTGTTCCTATTGCTCGCCTGGCTGGCCCGCCACACCATCGGCGATTTGCGGCTGGCTGCCGCCGGTATCGCCGTCGCCCTGCTGGTGGGCCACTTCCCCTACGAGCGATTCATGGATCCCGCACAAACAACATTGCCATTTGTTGTTCTGCGCGCCACGCCGCGTATTTCCGGGTTGGTTGAGGCTTCGCAGCGGGAGATCCGGAGCCTGATCGATGCCATGCCTGGACGCCCGGAGGAGAAACTGGTGTTCTGCCTGCTGCGGCGATTTGAGGCGCCCAACATCCGGACCGTGACCTACGATTTTCCCGATGTGGCTTGGGCCGATCTTGGAGGCCCTGGACTCCGCGTGTTCCTTCCGGGCCAAGACGTCCCCTTGTCCCGTCCATCCGCCTCTGTCCGATCTGTAGGTCTGGTTTGTGACGGGGCGGGCCTGCCGGCCACGGTCCGCGCGCAGTTTCCGGGCGCTCAACGAGTGGCCGGAAATCAACTGTTTTCGTTCTGGACGGTGGCTTGGAGTGCGGATAGCAGGAATTGA